From one Allorhizobium ampelinum S4 genomic stretch:
- a CDS encoding peptidogalycan biosysnthesis protein, with product MLDVVRSSDTRITSSIADIDRDDWDQCFPGEPEAYDYLLTVETAGISGFEWCYATVYEGGYLVAAMPAFITRYALDTTLEAGSVRDVIGRLRRIFPKLLTLPLACLGSPCTETGNLGFHPSVRPDRHEMLFQAMLSCFEDYARTRKCVLGALKDIPQPVDAGIDRVIKDHGYAPLGGMPTAWLAIDFADMDSYFARLSASTRKDMRRKLRAREKVRVEYHTQFGDHLPRIMQLYNETRTRSEWQFEELTPAYFEGILKTMPGRSFCTLYFVGDELLAANLMVHNDHTLIDKFFCMDEKAGRPYNLYYLSWFENIGYCLNNGLTRYQSGQAYYTNKVRLGSRLTPNEMYFRHRNPVVQRLLRLVAPYFAADEASGVQLSEDEA from the coding sequence ATGCTTGATGTGGTGCGCAGTTCGGATACTCGCATAACAAGCTCCATTGCCGATATCGATCGTGACGATTGGGACCAGTGCTTTCCGGGCGAGCCGGAAGCCTATGATTACCTGCTGACCGTCGAAACCGCTGGGATATCGGGTTTCGAATGGTGTTACGCCACGGTCTATGAAGGCGGTTATCTTGTCGCGGCCATGCCGGCCTTCATCACCCGCTATGCTTTGGACACCACGCTCGAGGCGGGCAGCGTCCGCGACGTGATCGGCAGGCTGCGCCGTATCTTCCCGAAATTATTGACCTTGCCGCTCGCCTGCCTGGGCTCGCCTTGCACGGAGACCGGCAATCTCGGTTTTCACCCCTCGGTCAGACCGGATCGCCATGAAATGCTGTTTCAGGCGATGTTGAGCTGTTTTGAGGATTACGCCCGGACACGCAAATGTGTGCTAGGTGCGCTGAAGGATATTCCACAGCCGGTGGATGCCGGGATTGACCGCGTGATCAAGGACCATGGCTATGCGCCGCTGGGCGGCATGCCGACTGCCTGGCTTGCCATCGATTTTGCCGATATGGATAGTTATTTCGCCCGGCTGTCGGCGTCCACGCGTAAGGACATGCGGCGCAAATTGCGGGCGCGCGAAAAGGTCAGGGTCGAATATCACACGCAATTCGGTGACCATCTGCCACGGATCATGCAGCTTTATAACGAGACGCGCACGCGTAGCGAATGGCAGTTCGAGGAGCTGACACCGGCCTATTTCGAAGGCATCCTGAAGACTATGCCCGGCCGGTCTTTCTGCACTCTTTATTTTGTCGGGGACGAGCTGTTGGCAGCCAACCTGATGGTTCATAACGATCATACGCTGATCGACAAGTTTTTCTGCATGGATGAAAAGGCAGGCCGTCCCTACAATCTCTATTATCTCAGCTGGTTTGAGAATATCGGCTATTGCCTGAACAACGGATTGACGCGTTATCAAAGCGGCCAAGCCTATTATACCAACAAGGTGCGGCTGGGCAGCAGGCTAACGCCGAACGAAATGTATTTCCGCCACCGCAATCCCGTCGTTCAACGTCTGTTGCGCCTGGTCGCGCCCTATTTTGCCGCAGATGAAGCGAGCGGAGTTCAGCTGAGTGAGGACGAAGCATGA
- a CDS encoding alpha/beta hydrolase — protein sequence MSTDALSFYQEGSNGSGILLVHGLTGAPAEMRLVARQLHRRGYSVYAPLLAGHGKDEAALRKTRWQDWLESVEEAGQVLASRVDAAFAAGICAGGKLALMAADRQPLTLRAAAIYSPCFHYDGWDIPRHYNFMARNIRWLAKIPFLDRLRFHETRSLGIKDDRLRNKIAAMSGDGVLESFPGKGLVEMDKLGRVLKARLPSMQTPTLIVHSLEDDVSSPSHAQYISSHLGGPRELHWLRDSYHMIHMDRQHRHVADLTADFFEAHYVPNRA from the coding sequence ATGAGCACCGATGCGCTTTCCTTTTATCAGGAAGGAAGCAATGGCAGCGGCATCCTCCTTGTTCACGGTCTGACAGGGGCGCCTGCGGAAATGCGGCTGGTCGCCCGGCAATTGCACCGGCGCGGATATTCGGTCTATGCCCCGCTGCTGGCAGGGCATGGAAAGGACGAAGCGGCTTTGCGCAAGACGCGCTGGCAGGATTGGCTTGAGAGCGTCGAGGAAGCCGGGCAGGTTCTGGCCTCACGGGTCGACGCAGCCTTCGCCGCTGGTATCTGCGCCGGTGGAAAGCTGGCGCTGATGGCGGCGGATCGCCAGCCGCTGACCCTGCGTGCGGCGGCCATCTATTCGCCCTGTTTTCATTACGATGGCTGGGACATTCCCCGCCATTACAATTTCATGGCCCGCAATATCCGCTGGCTGGCGAAGATCCCCTTCCTGGACCGGCTAAGGTTTCACGAAACCCGCTCGCTCGGCATCAAGGACGACCGGCTGCGCAACAAGATTGCCGCCATGAGTGGCGACGGCGTGTTGGAGAGCTTCCCCGGCAAGGGATTGGTGGAAATGGACAAGCTTGGGCGGGTGCTGAAAGCCCGGCTGCCGTCTATGCAGACCCCGACGCTGATCGTTCATTCGCTTGAGGATGATGTCAGCAGCCCAAGCCATGCCCAATATATCTCGTCGCATCTTGGCGGGCCGCGCGAACTGCATTGGCTGCGGGACAGCTATCACATGATCCATATGGACCGGCAGCATCGGCACGTCGCCGATCTGACAGCGGATTTTTTCGAGGCTCATTATGTACCGAACCGAGCTTAA
- a CDS encoding MipA/OmpV family protein, with protein MVLSRIANPKAAVVVGCLSGMLFSACSSHAADTSADTDNRWTVTLGGAVELAPSYPGSKQYTFGVIPSFDIRRFGEPEENSAPDDNLDYTVFSGHGLEVGPVVGFRDSRSSKSTNLDGLKNVEFDIDAGVFVQYWIKPDVWRVRSEIRQALSNGSGLVVDIGSDWFQPLSEKWLLSAGPRATFGDTSYMNKYFGVSATEASRNGRIDAFDASAGIKSVGFTVSATYTISPDMSVQLYNRFERLVGDAADSPVTSELGTRNQNTVGIAFNKSFDISF; from the coding sequence ATGGTTTTGTCTCGCATCGCAAATCCTAAAGCTGCTGTGGTTGTCGGCTGTCTGTCAGGCATGCTGTTTTCTGCCTGTAGCAGTCACGCCGCCGACACGAGTGCCGATACGGACAACCGCTGGACAGTCACGCTTGGAGGCGCGGTCGAACTGGCGCCCAGCTATCCCGGTTCCAAGCAATATACGTTCGGGGTCATTCCCTCCTTCGATATCCGTCGGTTCGGAGAGCCCGAGGAAAATTCAGCACCTGATGATAATCTGGATTATACGGTGTTCAGTGGGCATGGGCTTGAAGTGGGGCCGGTCGTTGGCTTTCGTGACAGCCGCTCCTCCAAATCGACCAATCTCGACGGGCTGAAAAACGTCGAATTTGATATCGATGCCGGTGTCTTCGTCCAATACTGGATCAAGCCGGATGTCTGGCGTGTCCGCTCGGAAATCCGTCAGGCGCTGTCAAATGGCAGTGGATTGGTGGTGGATATCGGCTCGGACTGGTTTCAGCCGCTTTCGGAAAAATGGCTGCTGTCCGCCGGGCCGAGGGCCACCTTTGGTGACACATCCTATATGAACAAATATTTCGGCGTCTCTGCCACCGAGGCCAGCCGCAATGGCCGCATCGATGCTTTCGATGCGAGCGCCGGGATCAAATCCGTGGGCTTTACCGTCTCGGCCACTTATACGATTTCGCCAGATATGTCGGTGCAACTCTATAATCGCTTCGAGCGGCTGGTGGGCGATGCCGCAGATTCTCCTGTTACCTCAGAGCTCGGGACCAGAAACCAGAACACTGTTGGAATTGCCTTCAACAAATCCTTCGATATTTCATTCTGA
- a CDS encoding EamA family transporter has protein sequence MKLLRLSWLAVPVLNTAQQMFLKLGADQADTAHGSAFFEHVFLSHWFLAAVVAEIVCFIVWMSVLADLPLSKAFPLSAVSYVLIMAMAWFIFDEPVTLLTLIGTATILAGAWCIATASKSGT, from the coding sequence ATGAAACTGCTTCGCCTGTCATGGCTGGCCGTGCCGGTACTTAACACGGCCCAGCAGATGTTTTTGAAACTTGGCGCAGATCAAGCCGATACCGCGCATGGATCGGCGTTTTTCGAACATGTCTTCCTGTCGCACTGGTTTCTTGCCGCAGTCGTCGCGGAAATCGTCTGTTTTATCGTCTGGATGTCGGTGCTGGCCGATCTGCCGCTCAGCAAGGCCTTCCCCTTGTCTGCTGTCAGCTATGTGCTGATCATGGCGATGGCCTGGTTCATCTTTGATGAACCGGTCACGCTCCTGACGCTGATCGGCACGGCGACAATTCTGGCTGGCGCCTGGTGCATCGCGACGGCGTCGAAGTCTGGGACCTGA